CCACTTCTGAACCTCCAGCACCTCCCCCCCCTTCTTGGCGGCGACTGTGCGAAGTCCGCTGATCTCTGTCTCGACACCATCCTCCGTGAGGGCTGGGTCCAGAATGACAATTACCTCGTGCTGGTTCACTCTCTTCACCTCCTCCAGATTACGCTATTAGATCCTGACGGGAGCCTCGGACGTTATAGCGGTTCATCGCCGCCTCGAGACTTTCCTGCAACAGCGCCTCTACAGCATCGGCGGCCCGTTCTACCACCACCTGTATCGCGTCACCCTCACGTTCCTCGAACGGCCCAAGCACATGCTTTACCGTATCCTGTCCCTCCCGAGGCCGTCCGATTCCCACCTTGACTCGCAAAAAATCAGCGCTGCCCATCGCCTCCAGGACGGAACGGACACCCCTATGGCCCCCGTGACCACCGCCAACCTTGATCCGTAGCTGAGAGGTAGACAGGTCCAGGTCGTCATGAACTACAATAATTCGACCAGGCTCAAGGCATAAGGCCTGCTGCCACCTGGAGACAGCGAATCCGCTATCGTTCATGAATGTCAAGGGCTTAACCAAAAGAACCTGCACCCCATGTAGGGAGCCTCTCATAAAAAACGAACGGTACCGGCAATGATCGAGGGCCATGCCAACCCGCCCGGCCAACGCTTCCACCACTCGAAATCCCACATTATGGCGACTCGCTTCATACTCCGGACCGGGATTGCCTAAGCCCACCACCATCCACAACGAGGCACCTCGCTAAGCGGGCTTTCCCTTTCCGCCCTCCTGCTTACCCTCTTTCGCCTCCTTCTTACCAGCCACCACCTCTGGCTCAGCCGCTTTCTCCTCCGTTGCAGCCGCAGCCTCCTCAACCGCCACCCGCTGAATCATTACCGCAACTACCGGCCTGGCGGGATCATCAAGCACCCTGATGTCCTCTCCCACGGTAAGTTCGCTGACGTGAATGGTGTGGCCAAGATCAAGACGACTGACATCCACCTGGATGTGACTGGGAATCGCCCCGGGCAGGCACTCAACGCTCACCTCACGTAGATGCTGCTCTAAAATACCTGCTCTCATCTTAACACCGACGGCTTCCCCTACGAGCCTGAGCGGGACCTGAACCCTGATTTTTCGCTTCATGGAGATCTCAAAGAAATCCGCGTGCAGCGGCTCCCATCGTACAGGGTCTCGCTGTAACTCCTTCAGAATGACAGTCCTTGATCGCTCAGCATCTCCCTCCAGGGAGAGGGTAATCAGGACATTCTCACCCGCCCCGGTCCCCAGGAGCTTCAGCATTTCAACGGGATTGACTGTCACCGCCATCGGTCCGGAACTACCGCCGTACACAACGGCCGGAATCAGCCGCTGTTGCCGAAGTCGTCTCGCAACTCCCTTGCCAAACCGCGTCCGGACCTGCCCTTTCAGCACTGCTTCTGCCATTGCACCCTCCTTCTCACGAGCATCTCACGAGGCACAGGTGGAACCCCCTCCTCGTACCTACACATCAGATCTACTATCCTCACTGTCAGACGAAAAGGCAGCTAACGGATTCCTCTTTGTGGATGCGGCTAATAGCCTCCCCCAGAAGGGGCGCCACAGAGAGAACGGTCAGTTTTTTAGACATTCTACCATCGGGAAGCGGGATGGTATTCGTGACAACCACCTCTTCGAGGGCTGATCCATCGATCCGCTCTACCGCCGGTCCAGAGAGAACTGGATGCGTACAGCTCGCAAAGATTCGTTTCGCTCCCTTTTCAAGGAGCGCCGTGACCGCCTGCGTGAGGGTTCCGCCAGTGTCGATCATGTCATCCACGATGATCACGTCCCGACCCTCGACGTCTCCAACAATATGCATTATCTTCGCCTCATTGGGCCGTGTCCGACGCTTGTCGATAAATGCCAGTGGGCTCCCCAGGCGCTTGGCGAATGCACGGGCTCGTTCCACACCGCCTGCATCCGGAGAGACCACCACCGCATCCCCCAATCTCCGCTCCTCGAAATACCGGAGTAACACCGGAGCGGCATAGAGATGATCGACTGGGGTCGTGAAGAAACCCTGGATCTGTCCGGCGTGAAGATCCATCGTCAAGACCCGATGTACCCCCGCCGCCGTGAGCAGGTCAGCCACCAATTTCGCGGTGATGGGTACGCGAGGTTGAACCTTTCGATCCTGCCGCCCATAGCCGTAGTATGGCATCACGGCTGTGATCCGCCAGGCCGACGCCCGCTTCAAGGCATCGATGATCACCAGCAGTTCCATCAGGTTCTCGTTGACGGGTCGGCAAGTGGGCTGGATCACGAAGACGTCGGCGCCCCTGACATTCTCACAAACCTGGACCAGGATCTCGTCATCAGCAAAGCGTGTTACCTCGGCGTCACCCAGCGGGACGCCGAGGTAGTCCGCAATCTCTTGTGACAAGGCTCGATTGGCGTTGCCGGAAAAAAGGATTAACCGGTCAGTCATCAGACGTTCTCCGAATACCGCATAGTTTCTCCTGCCTCTATACACTCGACGGCGGCCTGCCGCCACCTGCTGGCTGGGGGGCGAGGACTCGAACCTCGATGTGCAGCTCCAAAGGCTGCCGGATTACCCTTATCCGACCCCCCAACAGCGGTCAGTGGTCAGCCAACAGGAAGAGGGGGTTTCTGTCCAGCGTGCGGCAGGCAACAGCGGTAATTCCGCTCTCGACCAAACTCGAGGCTACCCGCTTGGCCATCTCGGCCTCTCGCATGACGCCGAAGACAGTTGGCCCGCTCCCGCTGACCAGGACCGGACTTGCACCCAACAGTAACAACCGTTGCTTAAGGTTTGCGACCGCCGGATAGGCCTCAAGAACCACGTCTTCCAGTCGGTTGAAACAATGCGACAGCGCAGCCTCCTCCTGGCCAGACTCAAACAAAACGCGCATTGTAACCCCGGTTTTATCGGATGTCAATGGCAATCTCAGTCGGCGATAGACCGAGGCCGTAAGGATCTCAATTCCGGGATTGGCAATGACAAGCCATCGTGGCGTAAGCGCGGCTAGCTCTTCTACCCGCTCCCCTCGCCCCCTCACAAAGGCGGCCTCCCGACAAAAGAAAAGGGGAACATCGGAGCCCAGCACAGATCCGAGACCTATCAACTCCTCGCGAGGCCACCCAAGGTCGTACAATAGGTTTAGCCCCCACAGGGTCGCCGCAGCGTTGCTCGATCCTCCCCCCATTCCTCCAGCGATAGGAATCTGCTTCTCAATCCGAATGCTCACTCCGCCGTGCGTGCCGCTGTGTCGCAGCAGCAGATCGGCCGCCCGGTAGCACAGATTATCAGGTCCAGACGGAACCTTGGGATTCTTGGCCCAGATTGTAATACCGCTCGTACGGCGTTCCAAGGTGATGGTATCGCTTAGCTCGGTCAGGACCGCGATCGAGCAGATCTCATGGTACCCATCGTCGCGCCGCCCCAGAACCTCTAAAAAGAGGTTAATCTTAGAAGGAGAAATCAGCGTGACCTGCTTCATGTCTTACGGGAACCTGAGCAATGGGGCCAATCCCGCATCCAGGTTCACCACCTGCGCCCCTTGGGTCGGCTGCGGGATTCGAAACAGCTCACGAGGCAGCTCGATATTCAGATTGTAGGACCGGTACGATACCTCCATCGCCACCTGCTTCAAGGGCTCCTCCAAGATGAGCGAACGCAACCCGTGGCCCGCAGGAGAGTACCGAAATCTCAAGCGGAGTGATTGTCGGTCGTACAACTCCCCCCTCAGAAGGCTCAGGTCGTCATCGGATAACCAGAGGCGCTGCGTGAAGGACGATTCCTGCTCTCGCAGCAGGTAAGCGTGATCGCCATCCGGGCCATAGAGTTCTGTCTTCTCAACCTGAATAGAAAGGGGCGGTAACCCAAGCAGTAACCGCGCCAGATGTGCCGGTGCCACGCGAAATCCAGTGACCGCGGCAACGCTATCAGGCGTCGCACTCCCCTCTACGAATATGTTCTGCAATAGTGCATGCGCGACCAGTCGGTGTCCGTCGCTCAAGACAACCAATGACGTGAACCCACCCCAGCCGATGTTCTCCAGTCGAATCAGATCTGGTCGCTCGATGGCGGCTACCCATTGACGATACTCTTGCGTCCCCCCGTACCGCACTGTGATGTCGAGTACAGCCTTCAGACTTGTGACCGCAGCCTCACGCTCCTGTAGGGTATGAAGAATTTCCTGCACAACTGGCCGCGAAGGGCGCGGTAGATCCTTTTCCTCTACAACGAGATTAAGTGCATGGGCGCATCCACTCAGCACTATTCCGATTATCAGCGTCAGGGGGCGGAGAGATGGGCGACCGATCATCCACCCTCGCTAGAGAGCACGTCCAGGGCCTTTCTGAGCTTGTGCTGGATTGTCTCGTTGCTGCTGTCGATGGCGAGGGATCGTTCCCACTCCTTGATCGCCTCACGGGTCATCTGCTTTCTGAAGTAGACGTCCCCGAGGTGTTCAAAGATGGTAGGATCCTCCTTCTCGGTGAGTTCCACGGCACGCTTCAGTTCAACCAGGGCTTCGTCCACCATCCCCTTCTTATAATAGGCCCAGCCCAGGCTGTCTACGAAGGCCCCGTTATCGGGCTGAAGTTCTAACGCCCTCTTGACCAGGACGATCGACTCATCGAGATTGATCCCCTCATCGGCAAACATGAAGCCCAAGTAGTTATACGCATCAGCATTCTTTGGATCGACCTCCAAGAGCTTACGAAAGGTCGTTTCGGCCTTGTCAATGTGACGACTCCGTTCAAAGGCCGAGCCGAGTTGATAGAGATAGGCGGCATTGCTCGGTTCCAGACCGAGAGCGCGTTCAAGTTGCGCTATGGCCTGAGCATAGCTTTTTTGCTGGAAATAGATCAGACCCATCAGGTACGGAATGTTGCCCTCATTCGGCCTGAGGGCTCCCGCCGTAGAGAGCAGATCGTTTGCCTCGGCATACCGTTCCTTCTGGCTGAAGATGTACCCGCGGTGGAACAGCGCGTCGGGATAGCGTGGACTGTCCCTGGGAATCTGTATCAGCTCTTCGAGGGCCTCATCCAGGCGCTTGTCATCCTCAAGAATCAGCCCCAGATAGTAGCGGACCTCGTGGTTGCTCGGTTCTTCTTTGAGGATATCTCGAAAGACCCCCATGGCCTCGGCGTATGCCTTCTTTTCATAATAGATAAATCCAACCCGCAGCTTGAATGAGCGATTGCCCGGCTCCTGATCGAGCAGCAGCCGATACTCGATAAGGGCGGCGCCCAGGTCCTTCCGTCTCAAGTGAAGCTGAGCCAAACGCTCCCGAAACTCGCCATTCCTGGGATCGCTCTCGATCGCACGTTGGTACATCTCCCTAGCCTCGTCAAATCTCCCCTGCGCCTCGAGGCTCATTCCAAGCGCCGCCAACGCAGGATCGAAGTCTGAATCGCGCTCCAGGATCTCTTGAAAGAGTTGGCTGGCCTGCTCCGACTGTCCCTCCTCCAGGTAGAGACGACCCAGGTTATAGCGGGCAACCAGCGAACCCGGATCAACGTCCAGTGCCCTCCGGTATACAGCGATTGCCTCCTGCGCTCGTTTGACCTCCGCATAGAGGGCCGCGAGCTGCAGGTATGTCTCGGTCCGGCTGGAGTTCAGGTCGACCGCCTCACGGAGGTAACGTTCGGCGACCGGAAGGTTATGTAAGCCTTGATAGACGGTAGCCAAGAGCAGGTGGGCTGGAAGGTTCTTCGGATCAAGGGCGAGCGCTTCCTCTCCCGTGTTAATCGCACTTCGAGCGTCGCCTCGCTTCATGTACAGGGAAGCCAAGTGATTGTGCATGACAACAGATCGGGGGTCGGCGTGCAGCGCCCCCTTCTGCCATGTGATCGCTACCTGATAATCCCCTGTTTGCTCTGCCAGCAGGCTCCTCATGAATCGGTAGTAGGCCTCGGCCTTTCCTTCCCGCCCGGTCCCTTCGGCCACGGAAGCGACGGCAGCCGGGGGCACCCTACGGTTCCCTGCAGCTTCAGGCTCTACCGTCTGGGCGGCCACGTACCCTTGACCGAACACAGCCAGCCCCAACAATCCGCAAAAGCATTGTCGGACCCACCCTAACCAAATCATACTCATCCAGCTCCGCACGCACTCTTCCAGGGGCTGGTAACTACGATCGCCCCGTCATTTCCGGTCTGAGCCTAGCAGGTCTGCAGGTCGGAGTCAACGTCGAATACCTCGGGTCGGGTCGCTGTTGCGCACAGCCATCGATGATGGCCAGCAACGATTCTCGACCCTCCTCAGACTTCGCAGAAAACGGGAGAATCTCCCGAAGATCACTCAAGCTCAAGGCATGGGCGGCATCGCGGATCTGCGCGTCGCGGCCCGTCCGTCGAAGCTTATCGATCTTGGTGAGAACGGGAACCCAGCCGATGGAAAAATTGTCCAGTAATCGCTTCATCTGAAGGTCCTTCTCCGTGACCCCTTGTCGCGCATCAATAAGCACAATGACAGCCCTGAGGTCACGCCTCGCAGCAAGATACCCCTCGACCAGTGGTCCCCACGCCCGCCGGATCGATTCAGGTACCTTTGCGTAGCCGTAGCCAGGAAGATCAACCAGATAGAAGTCCTGGTTCACCAGGAAAAAATTGAGAAGTTGCGTTCTGCCTGGTGCGGCGCTGACGCGGGCAAGCCCACGGCGGCGCAGCAGACAGTTGATCAACGAGGACTTGCCGACGTTAGAGCGGCCCACGACCGCGATCTCCGCTCTTTGCTCACGCGGGAGCTGGGCGAGCGAGGCGACGCTTATCACGAACTCAGCAGAGAGGATTTTCATGGTGTCAGTATAGCATAGCTTCCCCGCCGTTGTGAGGGTGTAGCCTTCCCCTGCGCCTTTCCCCTTGACCCGTCTCAATCCCCGTGATACTCCTCAGGCGACTAATGCTTTTCGCAGTTGGTTGCAAGGGAGGATGTATGGCAAAGATCGCTGTATTGTCAGGAGATGGGGTTGGGCCGGAGGTCGTCCGGGAGGCGATGAAGGTCCTTGAGATCACCGGAGCCCGTTTCGGCATCCCCCTGGAGTTCGAGGAGGGGATCGTCGGGGGGGCAGCCATCGATCGGGAAGGGACGCCGCTTCCGCTTCGGACGCTGAGCCTCTGCAAAGCGTGCGATGCGATCCTCTTCGGCGCGGTCGGTGGCCCCAAGTGGGATAGCCTGCCGGTGGATCGCCGGCCGGAGCGCGGTCTGCTCCTCCTCCGCAAAGAGCTGGGGCTGTACGCGAACCTCCGGCCAGTGAAGCTGTTTGCCCCCCTCGTAGATGCCTCGCCACTGAAGCGCGAGATCATCGAGGGAGTCGATCTGATGGTGCTGCGCGAGCTGACAGGTGGTCTCTACTTCGGTGAACCGAAGGGGATCGACGCCCTTCCCAATGCCCAAGGGGAACGAGCTGTAGACACCCTCATCTACACGACACCGGAGATCGAGCGAATCGCCAGGATCGGATTCCAGATCGCCGCGCAGCGCCGGAAGCGACTGACTTCCGTCGATAAGGTCAATGTGCTGGCCAGCTCCCAGCTCTGGCGGCGTGTCGTCACCGAGACGGCCAAGGAGTTTCCTGGCATCGAGCTGGACCACATGCTGGTGGACAACTGCTCGATGCAGCTCATCCGCGATCCCCGCCAGTTTGACGTGCTGCTCACAGAGAATACCTTCGGAGACATTCTCAGCGACGAGGCCGCCATGCTCGCCGGTTCTATCGGGATGTTGCCTTCAGCCAGCCTGGGAGATGGGCCAGGGCTGTACGAACCGATCCATGGCTCCGCCCCCGACATCGCCGGGCAGGACACAGTCAACCCCCTTGCCACCATCCTGTCCGCCGCAATGCTCCTGCGCTATTCACTCCACCACGAGTTAGCAGCGGCCGCTATCGAGACTGCGGTAAGCCGGGTACTCGAGGCAGGGTACCGAACGCCAGATATCTGGCAACCTGGCCCCGCGGTACTCGTCAATACGGCACACATGGGTGACCTTGTGGTCGAGAGCCTTGTGAAAGGCTAAGCGTGCCTGGAAGGGGTGTTGTTAAGATCGAAGTGCGGGAGGATGTGCGAAGACGTCGCGGGATAGGCGCTGCGTCACTGTCCGTTAAAGCGATGACACTCGGATGCGGCGGCGGATCAGATACCAGACTACAAAGACGTTGATCGCAAGCGCAACCCCGTAGGTGAGGCGGAACGACCGGATCACCTCGTACAGCTCAATTGGAATGAAGAGCCCCGTCACACCAATCGTCAGCCAGTCAGCCCATACCAGTCCCAGGTGAAGTCCCCAGGCCATGGTCAGCAAAAGGGCTGAGTACAGAATGGTCACGAACCCTATCGCAACGATCTGCTTCGAAGAGATTCCGGTAAGCCATCCGAGTAACTGCAGGAGATAATGGTTCTCCGGATCGACGCCCAGCGAATCGGCCACTCCCTCTGCCAGGTCGGAAATGTCTTTGTTGATCAGAGCAAAGACACCGAGGCTGATCAGCAAGAACAGGACCCCGCCAAGGACCTTGAGGGCAATGATGGTCCGCAGGGCCCCATCTTTTGAGGCAGTCGTCTCTGGCAAGGGCGCTACCCTCCCGGCCTCGTGCCGTAGGACCTCAGGGTGGACAGATTAAGTAGTCGCAAATATCTTCGCCAAAGCCGAATGCAGACCGGGATAGGGTGAGGTCAGATCGCGGGAACACTGACCTCAAGCGGACAGGGCAAAGAAAACATCGGCGACGAACTGGCCAGAGACTGGCACTTTAGAATGTTCTGCTGCCATCTCTGTGAACCGCGAACCGTTAACGCCCAAGCTTGCTCAGCCGCTCCTTCGCCATCCTCGCCTCCTGCGACTTTGGGAACTGCTTAAGCAGATCGTCGAGAACCGTACGTGCCCTGGACTTATCCCTCATCTCGAGATACGCATACCCCTGTTTGAGCATGGCGCTCGCTACCTTTGGATTATCCGGATGCTGCTTGGCAAGTAGCGCAAACTCCTTGATCGCCTGGCCATAGTTCTTCTGGCTGTAATACGACTCGCCAAGCCAGTACCGGGCATTCGGAGCGAGACTAGAGTCTGGGTAGATCTCGATCTGACTTCGGAAACCGTTGATCGCTAATTCATAATGGCCTTTCGCATAATCGTTCAGGGCATTCCTGTACAGCTCACCGGCACTCTGCACGCTAGTCACCGGTTGAGGAGCCGGGGTCTGGGGTGGAGGCGACTCCGCCGTTCGAGCGGCGGGGGACGGGGCCGTAACCTCTTGAGCCGAGGCCTGGGTGGCCGGCACAGGAGGAACAAGGGGTGCCGCCATGATCGGGGTAACAGCAGGGGACAGGGGCTGCGCCCCGGCGCGAGGCAAGGCGGCAGGGCCAGCGAGTGGCTTTCCCTTAGTCGGTTTTCTGGCTTCGGTCAGGGCCAGTTGTGCGGTTGCGTTTACCTGCTCAATTGCAGCGTTAGTCTGTTGGGCCATTTGTTGGAGCGCGGCCGTCACTTGCTTTGGAGTCTGCTGGGAGGCGACTACCGCCTGCTGAGCTACGGCTGTCGCCTCTTGTGAAGCAACAACGGACTGATTGACCTGTTTGTCAAACCCGTTCACTCGTCGGCCGAACTGATCAAGCTGACGCCCAAACTCATCAACTCGCCTGTTCGCCTCTGCGATGCCATGGCCAATCCCCTCGGTTTGCCCCTGAGCCAAGCGCACTCCGGTTGTCAACTCGTCCAGCTTCACGGTGAGAGACGCCTGAGACTGAAGGAACCCCTGTCTTTCCTGTCGTTCCTGGGCGACCTTCGCCGATTGGCTCTTAAGGTCCGCGTCCAACCTCCCTAGCCTCTCCTCCAGAGCCGCCCGCCCGCGCTCACTCTTTTCCAGGCGCCCCTCGATCTTCTTGAGCCGCTCCTCGATAAACACTCTTGAGCCTTCATCGGTCCTGGCGACGACTGCCACCTCGCTCCTCACGGAGTCCACATCCCGCTGAAGCATGCGCAGAGGCAAATCCCCCTCGCACCCCATAGTCAACACACTAAGGGTCAGCGCAGCCGCTAGTGGGAGATGCAGCCTCATCCCCTTCTCTCTGGCATCGGCCATACCGCGTGTCTCGTTATTTCGCACTAACGGCAAAATGGGCTCGCCGATTCCACTGCCAGGCGGACTCGTCGTGCCCAAGCACAAATGGGCGCTCCTTCCCGAAACTGATTGAACTGATTCGATTCGCCTCGACCCCGGCAGCCATCAGGTAATCGCGCGTTGCTCTGGCTCGCCGATCACCAAGCGCAAGATTGTACTCACTGGAGCCGCGCTCGTCGGTGTGACCTTCGATGGTCACCTTGGCTGCAGAGTTTTTCCTCATCCATTCAATGTTCTCGCTCAACAACTTCTTCGAGTCCTCTCGAATCGCGGCCTGATCGAAATCGAAGTAGATGTCTTTCAATGCCAGCACTGGTGCCTTGACCTCGGCTGCTGTTTCCGGCCTTACCTCCGCCTCAGCGATATTAGCCTCCGGGACCGCACCGGTCTCGGCGGTCGGCCTGGCTTCCGGCAACTGGGCCGCTACCTCAGTGGGGGACTTCTCTGCTGGAGTGGCAACTTTGGGCACCGGTGGAGGCGTCGGCGGAAGCACCGGCATACCGACCTCGCTTTGCGGCGCGATCGACCTCGGAACAGTCTCTACGACCTCTGGCCGCTTCGGACAGCCTGTCAGAAACAATACCATAAGGGCCAATGTGAGAGTAGAACCGACCCGTGCTCGCTGCATCCATCTCATATCGAAGTCCTCCTTTTGTGCTAGCCAACGATCCTTTATACGCTATCCCGCCAATGTTTCGGTCATGCCTTCACGATGCCCCCTGAAAAGAACTGCCTATCCTCGCCTACGGCGACCAGTCGGCGAGGTAATTTTCCTTTCCATCCTTGGTCAATTGACGCTGATTCGATCCATCGGCCTTCATAATGTAAAGATGCCGATGACTATTCCGCGTCGAGGTGAATAGAATATGCCGCCCGTCAGCCGACCACGACGGCTCCTCGTTATTGCGCGAATTCGACGTCAACTGGACCAGTCCCGTACCGTCGGGATTGATCAGGAAGATATCGAAGCTTCCACTCTGTCTACCCACGAATGCGATCTTATCCCCCCGTGGGGACCATCGAGGCGACACGCTATAGTTTCCAGCCCCGAAGGTCAGACGCCGGACATTGGTCCCTTCGATATCCATCAGGTAGACCTGCGGTGTACCGCCACGATCCGAATTAAATACGATCTGCCGTCCGTTAGGAGCGAAGGATGGGGAGATATCGATCTGCGGCCCCTGCGTAAGTCGACGAAGGCCAGTCCCGTCCGGCCGGACAAGAAAGAGGCTGGTGCCCATACCGCTGCTCATCGAAAAGGCAAGTCGCTCTCCATCCGGAGACCAAGCCGGGGCAACGTTGAGCCCAGGGTTTGACGAGATCTTCTGACGCCGGCCGGTCTCCAGATCGATCACGAACAGGTCTGGATTCTGATCACGATAGGAGGTGTAGGCGATCTTCTTGCCATCAGGAGACCACCGCGGCGACAGGTTAATGGAGTGATTACCGGTGATGAGGATGGGATTATATGCATCATAGTCCATGACGTAGATCTCTTTGGCGCCATTCACGGAGGAGACATACGCGATCCGCGAGGAGGCGATCCCTTTTTCTCCAGTCAGTCGGAAGACGATCTCGTCTGCCAAACGATGCACCATTGTCCGCAAGGTCCGAGAATCCCCAACATATCGCTTCCCGGAAAGCATCTCGCCCTTCGTCACCTCAAAGAGCTGACCTTCCAGGATAAGCTCGCTACCGCGAGACGAAAGCTTTCCAACCACCACGGCTTGGACCTTCAGGGAGTTCAGCGCCGATAACAACCCCTTCTCCTGCCCGAACTCGACCTGGGTGGCCTTGACTGGGAGGAACGACGAATCAATGACGTCGAAGATCCCCCCGCTCTTCAGGTCATCGGTCAGGATGGCGCCCGCCTGGGTGCCGAGGTCATCCGCCTTGGCGCCGGCCATCAGCGGCGGGAAGCCTACGACCGCAATGACAATCTTCTGTGCCTCCTTTCGAACAATGTCTACGGTATATTTTTCCTCTGCGGAGAGGGCCGGAAGCGGAAGCATCGCCATAACAAATAGCCCGAAGACAAAGAGCGCGCTACCCGAGCTTACGCAACGGTAGGATCGCATCAGCTCTTCTCTCCCACAAATGTGAAGCGCAGGTCAAGTGAGAGCGCCTCGGCCTTAAACAGTGGAGGCAGCGGCGGCAGTGGGCTCGAGAGACCGACGGCGCGAACTGCCGAGTCGTCAAGCAGACGGTCTCCCGAGGACGACCCGACGGCGAGATTGCGAACCTGCCCGGAACGAAGGATCCTCATGGAGAGACTCACGCTGGCCGTCGTACCAGGACTCATCTTTGGCGGCGTCCAGTTACTAGTAATTTTATCTTGGATCAGGACGAAGTAATAGGCTAACGCCGGATCAGTGTTCCCCACCGTTATCCCGGTTTCCGTAGCCACACCGATACCCTGGCCAGCTCCCGCTTTTGTAAGATCACCGACCGGCGGAGCGATTACAAACTGAGAGATGGCAGGAGCGGAAGTCACCTGTGGAGCGACGATCTTCGAGGGAGCAGGGGGCGTCACTACAGGTGCAACAGGCTGGCGCTCGGATGACCGGTGCCTATCCGGGAGGGTCATCTCCTCGGTCCGCGTTCGGGCGGCGTGGGGTCGTACCGCCGCCCCCGAAATGCTCGGATTGGGAAGCGATGGTAGCGTGAGAACATCCCGCGGCTGAGCGACGACTTTCGCCGTTGCGGTCGCGATCTTCTGCCCTGCCAGGAGAGGAGAATCCGGCTTCTGCTTACTGTCTATCTCCTGTAGAGACGCGAGCGTCACTTCGTAGCTGACCGGCACCTTGAATGGTTTACCGTGAAGCCACTGCGGGACATACAACACCGCAAGCGCCAGAAGTCCATGGAGTAAAAACGAGAGACCACACGAGGACGACCCTTCCGGCAAAGGGAGACGCCTCCCAATCGCTCTCACCGCCACACTACCGTCCCTTCGCCACAGGAGGAATCGGTTCGGTCACCATCCCCAACCGTTCAATGCCGGCCTTCTTCACCGCATCCATGACCTTCACGACAACACCGTAAGCCACTCCTTCATCCGCCCGAAGGAACACGGCAGCTTTTGCATTGCGTTGTCGAAGCCCGACAAGGATTCCCTCCAGACGGGCAAGAGTGATGGGCTGATCATCCAGGTAGACGGCCTTCTCCTTGGTAACCGTCAGCATCAGCCGTTCCTCAGGCCCGACATTCTTGGTCTCGGTCTTCGGCACCTTGACATCGATCCCCCTGAGCATCATCGGCGCCGTAACGAGGAAGATGACGAGGAGGACCAAGACCACATCGACAAACGGCGTGACGTTGATCTCAGAGAGTGCACTGCCCCCTGGTCGCTCACCCGAACCGGTACCCGATGAAACCATCGCCGTCAGCGGCTCCTTCCCAGAATCCGTTCAGCCAAGGTAAGAAATTCCAGACCGAATATCTCCATCTCCGTTGCCTGTCTTCTAACTCGATTCAAGAAGTAGTTATAGGCGATCACCGCAGGGATGGCCGCCCCCAGTCCGGCCGCCGTAGTGATCAGGGCTTCTGCGACCCCAGGCGCCACAGCGCCTAAGTTCGCAGAACCCGCCTGACCAATGCTGGCAAAGGCATCCATAATTCCCCATACCGTCCCAAAGAGACCGACGAACGGCGTCACGTTACCTGTCGTCGCCAGGAAGATCAGATAGCGCTCTTGTTGCGCAACCTCCTTCATACTCGCATGGCGGAGGGTCCGGCTGATGAGCTCGAGTGGCTCCTTGTAAATGGGTATTT
This genomic stretch from Candidatus Methylomirabilis limnetica harbors:
- the ybgF gene encoding tol-pal system protein YbgF; amino-acid sequence: MADAREKGMRLHLPLAAALTLSVLTMGCEGDLPLRMLQRDVDSVRSEVAVVARTDEGSRVFIEERLKKIEGRLEKSERGRAALEERLGRLDADLKSQSAKVAQERQERQGFLQSQASLTVKLDELTTGVRLAQGQTEGIGHGIAEANRRVDEFGRQLDQFGRRVNGFDKQVNQSVVASQEATAVAQQAVVASQQTPKQVTAALQQMAQQTNAAIEQVNATAQLALTEARKPTKGKPLAGPAALPRAGAQPLSPAVTPIMAAPLVPPVPATQASAQEVTAPSPAARTAESPPPQTPAPQPVTSVQSAGELYRNALNDYAKGHYELAINGFRSQIEIYPDSSLAPNARYWLGESYYSQKNYGQAIKEFALLAKQHPDNPKVASAMLKQGYAYLEMRDKSRARTVLDDLLKQFPKSQEARMAKERLSKLGR
- a CDS encoding DUF2127 domain-containing protein is translated as MPETTASKDGALRTIIALKVLGGVLFLLISLGVFALINKDISDLAEGVADSLGVDPENHYLLQLLGWLTGISSKQIVAIGFVTILYSALLLTMAWGLHLGLVWADWLTIGVTGLFIPIELYEVIRSFRLTYGVALAINVFVVWYLIRRRIRVSSL
- the leuB gene encoding 3-isopropylmalate dehydrogenase is translated as MAKIAVLSGDGVGPEVVREAMKVLEITGARFGIPLEFEEGIVGGAAIDREGTPLPLRTLSLCKACDAILFGAVGGPKWDSLPVDRRPERGLLLLRKELGLYANLRPVKLFAPLVDASPLKREIIEGVDLMVLRELTGGLYFGEPKGIDALPNAQGERAVDTLIYTTPEIERIARIGFQIAAQRRKRLTSVDKVNVLASSQLWRRVVTETAKEFPGIELDHMLVDNCSMQLIRDPRQFDVLLTENTFGDILSDEAAMLAGSIGMLPSASLGDGPGLYEPIHGSAPDIAGQDTVNPLATILSAAMLLRYSLHHELAAAAIETAVSRVLEAGYRTPDIWQPGPAVLVNTAHMGDLVVESLVKG
- the pal gene encoding peptidoglycan-associated lipoprotein Pal, with translation MRWMQRARVGSTLTLALMVLFLTGCPKRPEVVETVPRSIAPQSEVGMPVLPPTPPPVPKVATPAEKSPTEVAAQLPEARPTAETGAVPEANIAEAEVRPETAAEVKAPVLALKDIYFDFDQAAIREDSKKLLSENIEWMRKNSAAKVTIEGHTDERGSSEYNLALGDRRARATRDYLMAAGVEANRISSISFGKERPFVLGHDESAWQWNRRAHFAVSAK
- the yihA gene encoding ribosome biogenesis GTP-binding protein YihA/YsxC, with product MRRVKGKGAGEGYTLTTAGKLCYTDTMKILSAEFVISVASLAQLPREQRAEIAVVGRSNVGKSSLINCLLRRRGLARVSAAPGRTQLLNFFLVNQDFYLVDLPGYGYAKVPESIRRAWGPLVEGYLAARRDLRAVIVLIDARQGVTEKDLQMKRLLDNFSIGWVPVLTKIDKLRRTGRDAQIRDAAHALSLSDLREILPFSAKSEEGRESLLAIIDGCAQQRPDPRYSTLTPTCRPARLRPEMTGRS
- the tolB gene encoding Tol-Pal system beta propeller repeat protein TolB is translated as MRSYRCVSSGSALFVFGLFVMAMLPLPALSAEEKYTVDIVRKEAQKIVIAVVGFPPLMAGAKADDLGTQAGAILTDDLKSGGIFDVIDSSFLPVKATQVEFGQEKGLLSALNSLKVQAVVVGKLSSRGSELILEGQLFEVTKGEMLSGKRYVGDSRTLRTMVHRLADEIVFRLTGEKGIASSRIAYVSSVNGAKEIYVMDYDAYNPILITGNHSINLSPRWSPDGKKIAYTSYRDQNPDLFVIDLETGRRQKISSNPGLNVAPAWSPDGERLAFSMSSGMGTSLFLVRPDGTGLRRLTQGPQIDISPSFAPNGRQIVFNSDRGGTPQVYLMDIEGTNVRRLTFGAGNYSVSPRWSPRGDKIAFVGRQSGSFDIFLINPDGTGLVQLTSNSRNNEEPSWSADGRHILFTSTRNSHRHLYIMKADGSNQRQLTKDGKENYLADWSP